One genomic region from Muriicola soli encodes:
- a CDS encoding DUF6090 family protein gives MLTENKFSKYLIYAIGEIALVMIGILLALQVNNWNENRKVQKEIREIYNQIVFELDNDIAELSENLNRYESIKPVFDNVVSDSRTVELLDDGLSRIIAGSLNTILNKSGVERLKTISVNDSLSLKVIEMYEQLEWFIRTEQTISESQRLMTINYKDNYSWYPEWINKRITKDNSSPELQDYFVNSQEYRHNVIYSYQQVYNRYVPRLRRSIPRVKQIRNELQNAINK, from the coding sequence ATGCTGACTGAAAATAAGTTCAGTAAATATCTGATTTACGCAATTGGAGAAATTGCATTAGTTATGATAGGAATTCTTTTAGCACTACAAGTCAATAATTGGAATGAAAATCGAAAAGTCCAAAAGGAAATTCGAGAAATCTACAACCAAATAGTTTTTGAACTAGATAACGATATAGCTGAACTTTCGGAAAATTTGAATAGGTATGAATCGATAAAGCCTGTTTTCGATAATGTTGTTTCAGATTCCAGAACAGTGGAATTATTGGATGATGGATTATCAAGAATAATCGCTGGAAGTCTAAATACTATCCTAAATAAATCAGGAGTTGAACGCCTAAAAACAATATCTGTTAATGATAGCTTATCGTTGAAAGTGATAGAAATGTATGAGCAATTAGAGTGGTTCATTAGAACAGAACAAACAATTTCTGAAAGCCAAAGATTAATGACCATTAACTATAAAGATAATTATAGTTGGTATCCTGAATGGATAAACAAAAGAATAACAAAAGACAACAGCAGTCCGGAATTACAGGATTACTTCGTGAACAGTCAAGAGTACAGGCATAACGTAATCTATAGTTACCAACAGGTTTATAATAGATATGTACCTCGTTTAAGAAGAAGTATTCCCCGAGTAAAGCAAATCAGAAACGAGTTGCAAAATGCAATAAACAAATAA
- a CDS encoding VOC family protein has translation MKTKVIIVLVAPLLFISGLIVGKHNPKNSDEGKILGLNHVGLRVSNFNKAVDFYQNDLGFPMIYRFNKEESKPIFAYVQINKSTFIELLPADEEHPVGIDHFGLETHNNEKVVSAFHSLGLECTKSTTSPFTRVNIAHVIDPNGIYFEIIEATEGSDLKRVMDNWKE, from the coding sequence ATGAAAACTAAAGTTATAATTGTCCTAGTAGCCCCCTTATTATTCATTTCAGGTTTAATTGTTGGAAAGCATAATCCCAAGAATAGTGATGAAGGTAAAATTCTTGGTCTCAATCACGTAGGATTAAGGGTGAGTAATTTTAACAAAGCAGTAGACTTTTATCAAAATGATCTTGGTTTTCCTATGATTTACAGATTTAATAAGGAAGAAAGCAAACCAATTTTCGCTTATGTGCAAATTAATAAATCAACATTTATAGAACTGTTACCGGCTGATGAAGAACATCCGGTAGGAATAGATCATTTCGGGCTAGAGACGCACAATAATGAGAAAGTGGTGAGCGCTTTTCATAGTTTGGGATTGGAATGTACTAAATCAACTACAAGTCCATTTACTCGTGTTAATATCGCCCATGTTATAGATCCAAATGGCATATATTTCGAAATAATCGAAGCAACCGAAGGCTCTGATTTAAAAAGAGTAATGGATAACTGGAAGGAGTAA
- a CDS encoding cation transporter, whose product MNKTIFKITKMDCPSEENLIRMKLDGISSIANLDFDITNQKLTVFHSGEIDLIEKSVLELNLGGKKISTQQIQQREFNENLNQKKLLWTVLGINFAFFLIEMTTGIISESMGLVADSLDMLADSFVYGISLFAVGGTLIRKKRIAKLAGYFQITLAVIGFVEILRRFFGTEKLPDFSTMIIVSIFALIANGICLYILQKSKSKKEAHMKASMIFTSNDLIINLGVIVAGLMVNWLNSSKPDLIVGTIVFVLVIQGALRILNLSK is encoded by the coding sequence ATGAACAAAACGATATTTAAGATTACCAAAATGGATTGTCCTTCGGAGGAAAATCTAATCCGAATGAAATTGGATGGAATCTCAAGTATCGCGAATTTAGACTTCGACATTACAAACCAAAAACTGACCGTTTTTCACAGCGGAGAAATTGACTTAATCGAAAAGTCCGTTCTCGAACTGAATTTAGGCGGAAAGAAAATATCAACTCAACAAATCCAACAAAGGGAATTTAATGAAAACTTAAACCAGAAGAAGCTTCTCTGGACGGTGCTCGGAATAAATTTCGCCTTTTTCCTAATCGAAATGACAACTGGAATAATCTCAGAATCAATGGGATTAGTTGCAGATAGTCTGGATATGCTTGCAGACAGTTTCGTTTATGGAATTAGCTTGTTTGCAGTTGGTGGAACTTTAATAAGAAAAAAACGGATTGCCAAACTTGCAGGTTATTTTCAGATTACACTCGCAGTTATTGGGTTTGTGGAAATTCTGAGAAGGTTTTTCGGAACAGAAAAACTACCTGATTTTTCAACGATGATAATCGTTTCGATTTTCGCACTAATTGCAAACGGAATTTGTCTTTACATTTTACAAAAGTCAAAAAGTAAAAAAGAAGCTCATATGAAAGCAAGTATGATATTTACATCCAACGATCTGATTATAAACTTGGGAGTAATAGTCGCCGGACTTATGGTAAATTGGTTGAACTCAAGCAAACCTGATTTAATTGTAGGAACAATCGTTTTTGTTTTGGTGATTCAAGGTGCGCTTAGAATATTGAATTTGAGCAAATAA
- a CDS encoding P1 family peptidase gives MNRVFIVFLVILIFSQSYAQKPRARDLGVPFVGKTGAFNAITDVKGVEVGYSTIISGEGENIVGKGPIRTGVTAIFPRGKSKKFSPVYANWYSLNGNGEMTGTTWVTESGFLETPIMITNTNSVGEVRQAVLKWYVDTDWYSGENWWYTYPVVAETYDGFLNDIYGFHVKEKHVLEAIENSSGGRIAEGNVGGGTGMMCLGFKGGTGTSSRVFKIKDSTYTVGAIVQSNFGAKRNLSIAGVPVGIELKDTLNYEYKAPPKSRRQEGDGSIIVIVATDVPLLPHQLKRIAQRIPLGVGIVGGRGSNGSGDIFLAFSTANEKAFNRDKMTTVETMSNDLLMPVFEATVQAVEEAIINAMVAAETMEGINGNKAYAIPHDLLIETLKKYNRIKK, from the coding sequence ATGAATAGAGTATTTATAGTGTTTTTAGTAATTCTTATTTTTTCTCAATCTTATGCACAAAAACCAAGAGCAAGAGATTTAGGCGTTCCGTTTGTTGGAAAGACAGGCGCATTTAATGCCATAACGGATGTTAAAGGCGTTGAAGTAGGCTATAGTACCATAATTTCTGGAGAAGGAGAAAACATCGTAGGCAAAGGACCTATAAGAACAGGAGTTACTGCAATATTTCCCAGAGGAAAGTCCAAAAAATTTAGTCCGGTATATGCCAACTGGTATAGTCTTAATGGAAATGGAGAAATGACAGGTACAACCTGGGTTACAGAATCAGGTTTTCTAGAAACGCCGATTATGATTACAAACACCAATAGTGTTGGAGAAGTAAGGCAAGCTGTACTGAAATGGTATGTTGATACAGACTGGTATAGTGGAGAAAATTGGTGGTATACATATCCAGTAGTAGCTGAAACATATGATGGATTTCTTAATGATATTTACGGGTTTCACGTAAAAGAAAAACACGTTTTGGAAGCTATCGAAAATTCTTCAGGTGGAAGAATAGCTGAAGGAAATGTTGGTGGAGGAACTGGTATGATGTGCTTGGGTTTTAAAGGCGGTACAGGAACATCATCAAGAGTTTTCAAAATCAAGGATTCAACTTATACAGTCGGAGCAATTGTTCAATCTAACTTTGGAGCTAAAAGAAACCTGTCAATAGCGGGTGTTCCAGTAGGTATTGAGCTAAAAGACACTTTGAACTATGAATATAAAGCACCACCGAAATCCAGAAGACAAGAAGGAGATGGTTCTATTATAGTAATTGTTGCAACCGATGTTCCTTTATTACCACATCAATTAAAAAGAATTGCACAAAGAATTCCTTTAGGAGTTGGTATTGTTGGCGGACGAGGAAGCAATGGTTCAGGAGACATATTTTTAGCATTTTCAACGGCAAATGAAAAGGCATTTAATCGTGATAAAATGACTACAGTCGAAACTATGTCAAATGATCTATTGATGCCAGTATTTGAAGCTACGGTTCAAGCAGTGGAAGAAGCAATAATAAATGCAATGGTAGCTGCCGAAACAATGGAAGGGATTAATGGAAATAAAGCTTATGCTATTCCACACGACTTACTGATTGAAACACTCAAAAAATATAATCGAATAAAAAAATAA
- a CDS encoding DUF6090 family protein: MEKNKTGKYLKYAIGEIILVVIGILIALQINNWNEDRKDRNREQAILKNLQTDFQTNIRNVNDATGSFMVAYEASANLLEIIMADDIIDGSEIEQLLDDIINKTQSIDIITGSIDEMLNTGSINLIKDDNLRKKLSNWSYYQTDTEDDIVIYRDYLFGFFIPSLMDKALLRNMAVPDFFEEDLNLKNIAKSNFKIDYNTTIRTIEFENEVYNNTLNYMYAINSYKVFNDYLSETLKLIELNTDD; this comes from the coding sequence ATGGAGAAAAACAAAACCGGAAAGTATCTGAAATACGCCATAGGCGAAATTATCCTTGTAGTTATTGGAATTTTAATTGCACTTCAAATTAACAATTGGAATGAAGATAGAAAAGATAGAAATCGGGAACAAGCCATTTTAAAAAACCTTCAAACAGACTTTCAAACTAATATCAGAAATGTTAATGATGCTACTGGCAGTTTTATGGTAGCCTATGAAGCGTCAGCAAATTTACTCGAAATTATTATGGCTGATGATATCATTGACGGTTCTGAAATTGAACAATTATTAGATGATATCATTAATAAGACCCAATCAATTGACATCATTACTGGGTCAATAGACGAAATGCTCAATACAGGATCCATAAACCTAATAAAAGATGATAATTTGAGAAAAAAACTATCAAACTGGTCATATTATCAAACAGATACTGAAGATGATATCGTAATATACAGAGACTATTTATTTGGGTTTTTTATTCCTTCATTAATGGACAAAGCCCTTTTGAGAAATATGGCGGTACCTGATTTTTTTGAGGAGGATCTCAACTTAAAAAATATTGCCAAATCAAATTTCAAAATCGATTACAACACTACGATTAGAACCATTGAATTTGAAAATGAGGTATACAATAATACCTTAAACTATATGTATGCAATTAACTCATATAAGGTGTTTAATGATTATTTATCTGAAACACTGAAACTAATTGAATTAAATACTGATGATTAA
- a CDS encoding DUF6090 family protein, with amino-acid sequence MEKNKTGKYVKYAIGEILLVVIGILVALQVNNWNQTRIELNKEKQVLKSLKKELTENLIELNYDIKRVDSVYNNLNKLMKLLILGHSNNTNLDSLISFTLSTPTWNPSSYVLNDLKNSGKISQLTNLKLQEKLFTWERQYDNTIEYTQDFRDSNDKYIDFLRDKASLRNFDVYTDPIKIQPSRIGFNSEDLLNNLQFENYVDDRLITTSNLKTEYKEAQKIVEDLINSIEL; translated from the coding sequence ATGGAGAAAAACAAAACTGGAAAGTATGTGAAATATGCCATTGGCGAAATCTTACTTGTGGTCATTGGGATACTTGTAGCATTACAAGTCAATAACTGGAATCAAACAAGAATAGAATTAAATAAAGAAAAACAGGTTTTAAAAAGTCTAAAAAAGGAATTGACGGAAAATCTAATAGAATTAAACTATGATATTAAACGAGTCGATTCCGTGTATAACAATTTAAATAAATTAATGAAGTTGTTGATATTAGGTCATTCCAACAACACTAATCTCGATAGCCTTATATCATTTACTTTATCTACCCCTACATGGAATCCGAGTTCTTATGTCCTTAATGATTTAAAAAACTCTGGTAAAATTTCTCAATTAACTAATCTGAAACTGCAAGAAAAGTTATTTACGTGGGAAAGACAATATGATAACACGATTGAATATACTCAAGATTTTAGGGACAGTAACGATAAATATATTGATTTTTTAAGAGACAAAGCTTCTTTAAGAAATTTTGATGTTTACACAGATCCAATCAAAATTCAACCTTCAAGAATAGGTTTTAATAGTGAAGATTTATTGAACAACCTACAATTTGAAAATTATGTAGACGATAGATTAATAACAACTAGCAACTTAAAAACTGAATACAAGGAAGCTCAGAAGATTGTTGAGGACTTAATAAATTCAATTGAGCTTTAA
- a CDS encoding DUF6090 family protein, with protein MIKFFRKIRQNLLSQGKTGMYLKYAIGEIILVVIGILIALQINNWNEQRNESKEERLILLNLKEDFVYNQRILDSLVGRHIEIKELQISILNYTGKKPKPVTENEFNIILETLYHMGEFYPKKGALNDLINSGRLKIIKNQRLRNSLSSWPPVVERIKKREENIRQGMNGIQILIEENGSWLNVDNVSNSLTITSNAFPESGFDVDNRDLLNDLKFENKVESEIVQMNILIRVQKEALKSLTEILDLIEKEIKTNDN; from the coding sequence ATGATAAAATTCTTTAGAAAAATTAGACAAAATTTACTTTCCCAAGGAAAGACTGGAATGTATTTAAAGTACGCCATTGGTGAGATTATACTCGTTGTAATTGGCATTTTGATTGCGCTGCAAATAAATAATTGGAATGAGCAACGTAATGAAAGTAAGGAAGAGCGATTAATACTGTTAAACTTAAAAGAAGACTTTGTTTATAACCAAAGAATTTTGGATAGTTTAGTGGGGCGTCATATTGAAATTAAAGAACTTCAAATTTCCATTTTAAATTACACCGGAAAAAAACCTAAACCTGTAACAGAAAATGAATTCAATATTATTCTGGAGACCTTATATCATATGGGAGAATTTTACCCCAAGAAAGGTGCTCTAAACGACTTAATTAATTCTGGAAGATTAAAGATTATTAAGAATCAGAGATTAAGGAACAGTTTATCTTCTTGGCCACCCGTTGTTGAAAGAATAAAAAAACGTGAGGAAAACATCAGACAAGGTATGAATGGTATTCAAATATTGATTGAAGAAAATGGAAGCTGGCTAAATGTAGATAACGTTTCTAATTCTCTAACAATAACAAGTAACGCTTTTCCGGAATCCGGTTTTGATGTGGATAACCGAGACTTACTAAATGATTTAAAATTCGAAAATAAGGTTGAATCTGAAATTGTTCAAATGAATATTTTAATTCGCGTTCAAAAAGAGGCTTTAAAATCACTTACAGAAATTTTAGATCTAATAGAAAAAGAAATTAAAACTAATGATAACTAA
- a CDS encoding DUF6090 family protein, whose translation MENKTGKYLKYAIGEIVLVVIGILIALQINNWNENRLNKKTEKNYLSGIIANLDKDIEELKRRMSRDTLQLQAQTTILKSFRAEKIKNDIPHLVSAILRFQGITSFSGNNIVFEDMKSSGKINLIVSDTLRFKILDYYKAFESLKKKETFNNNITIQLKDPISMAYLDPNSIYEANVIPDLWKSEVNRLDLSFFERNSDSPEVTDFANKISSIKAMLLGNHRSKIRLSNEAKELKKYILKYIEE comes from the coding sequence ATGGAAAACAAAACAGGAAAGTATTTGAAATATGCTATTGGTGAAATTGTGCTAGTTGTTATTGGGATTTTAATTGCCTTACAGATTAATAATTGGAATGAAAACAGGCTAAACAAAAAGACTGAAAAGAATTATTTGTCAGGAATTATTGCAAACCTGGATAAGGATATTGAAGAACTAAAAAGACGTATGAGCAGGGATACTTTGCAACTTCAAGCTCAAACGACAATTTTAAAAAGTTTTCGAGCAGAAAAAATTAAAAATGATATTCCCCATCTAGTATCAGCAATTCTCAGATTTCAGGGTATAACATCGTTTTCAGGAAATAATATTGTTTTTGAAGACATGAAATCTTCAGGTAAAATAAATCTAATAGTCTCTGATACTTTGAGGTTCAAAATATTAGATTATTATAAAGCTTTCGAGTCTCTCAAGAAAAAAGAAACTTTCAATAATAACATTACTATTCAGTTGAAAGATCCCATCTCAATGGCTTATTTGGACCCTAATTCAATTTACGAAGCCAACGTAATTCCGGATTTATGGAAATCTGAAGTGAATAGGCTCGACTTATCCTTTTTTGAACGTAACTCAGACAGCCCGGAAGTGACTGACTTTGCCAACAAAATAAGTTCCATAAAAGCAATGCTGCTCGGAAACCATCGGAGCAAAATACGCCTTTCCAATGAGGCCAAGGAACTTAAGAAGTACATCTTGAAATATATTGAAGAATAA
- a CDS encoding Crp/Fnr family transcriptional regulator — protein sequence MEFDKNILSFLKPKLLDELLKKSTLKEFSKGTEILREEQYVKVLPIVINGLVKVYSRFDEKELLLYYIEPAQSCVMTFYAALKNTPSKVFATTEEESKILLIPVQYLPNWLKEYPGFNNLFYNQFNLRYSELLETIRHLLLDKMDKRLYDHLKKKSELTKSNSVIMSHSQIANELGTAREVITRVLKKLETDEKVIQHAGEIKIISEW from the coding sequence ATGGAATTTGATAAAAACATATTGTCTTTTCTAAAACCAAAGTTGTTAGATGAATTACTTAAGAAATCTACACTTAAGGAATTTTCAAAAGGCACTGAAATTTTAAGAGAAGAACAATATGTAAAAGTATTGCCAATAGTTATTAATGGACTTGTAAAAGTTTATTCGCGATTTGATGAAAAGGAATTACTACTTTATTACATAGAACCGGCTCAAAGCTGCGTAATGACTTTTTATGCGGCATTAAAAAATACGCCAAGTAAGGTTTTTGCAACTACTGAAGAAGAATCTAAAATTCTTCTAATTCCTGTTCAGTATTTACCAAATTGGCTTAAAGAGTACCCTGGTTTTAATAACTTATTTTATAACCAATTTAATTTACGTTATTCTGAGCTTTTAGAAACAATTCGTCATTTACTATTGGACAAAATGGACAAGAGACTTTATGACCATCTTAAAAAGAAATCAGAATTAACTAAAAGTAATTCCGTTATAATGAGCCATAGTCAGATAGCAAATGAATTAGGGACTGCCCGAGAAGTAATAACCAGGGTTTTGAAAAAACTTGAGACAGATGAAAAGGTTATTCAGCATGCAGGTGAAATAAAAATTATTAGCGAGTGGTGA
- a CDS encoding YgaP family membrane protein, which translates to MKKNMGSADRIIRIIIAAIVGILYFTGIISGTLGLILLILAGIFVLTSLISFCPLYAPFGIRTCDLKEKI; encoded by the coding sequence ATGAAAAAAAATATGGGAAGTGCAGATAGGATTATTCGAATAATAATCGCTGCGATCGTTGGAATTCTTTATTTTACAGGAATCATTTCGGGAACTTTAGGTCTAATCCTTTTGATACTTGCAGGTATTTTCGTTTTAACCAGTTTAATTAGCTTTTGTCCACTTTATGCACCATTTGGCATTCGTACATGTGATTTAAAAGAAAAAATATAG
- a CDS encoding uracil-DNA glycosylase family protein produces MESLLSEIKNCTLCLPHLSHGVNPVISASSNSKIIIIGQAPGSIVHRTSIPWDDKSGDRLRSWMGISKEVFYNKDLFALIPMGFCYPGKGKSGDLPPRPECAPKWHDLVMDHIPNKELIVLIGTYAQKYYLKESAKNTLTDTVKNYGTYLPRYMPLPHPSPRNNIWLKKNEWFEESVIPELKRRTKTICYY; encoded by the coding sequence ATGGAATCTCTGCTTTCAGAAATAAAGAATTGTACCCTTTGCTTACCTCATTTAAGCCATGGGGTGAATCCGGTGATATCCGCTTCATCTAATAGCAAAATTATCATCATCGGTCAAGCCCCAGGAAGTATAGTCCATAGAACCAGTATCCCCTGGGATGATAAAAGTGGTGACCGACTAAGATCCTGGATGGGTATATCCAAAGAAGTTTTCTATAATAAGGACTTATTTGCCTTAATTCCCATGGGATTTTGTTATCCCGGCAAAGGCAAAAGTGGAGATTTGCCCCCAAGACCTGAATGCGCCCCGAAATGGCACGATCTTGTTATGGACCATATTCCAAATAAGGAACTAATAGTATTGATCGGTACCTACGCCCAGAAATATTATTTAAAAGAATCAGCCAAAAACACCCTTACAGATACAGTAAAGAATTACGGTACATACCTCCCAAGGTATATGCCGCTTCCCCATCCTTCCCCCAGAAATAATATTTGGCTTAAAAAGAATGAATGGTTTGAAGAATCCGTAATCCCCGAATTAAAAAGAAGAACCAAAACCATATGCTATTACTAG
- a CDS encoding bestrophin family protein, with protein MYIGKVYRITDMVRWTRFETFWFIVIIGLWVAIYYFLDLSWFRIPWTPMALIGTAVAFVIGFQNNAVYGRIWEARKIWGGIVNTSRTFGVFVQDMLSDEHTKESVSKETIRKEIKALTYRHIAWLTALRYAMRNKQRWETTSNHRTNTEWGIKPPEQLSSLEEELKPYLSQSDLEEVMSKNNRQTALLYSQSHHLRKLKEQGMIWEFSFLELENLIKELFTLQGQTERIKNFPYPRQYASLNHYFMWLLLLLLPMALVPQFMDIGNEISAIYPTWGAHFIWFTIPIYTAVAWMFHTMERIGRTGENPFEGTSNDVPISTISRGIEIDLRQNLGEGISEIPPQFPADLGVQF; from the coding sequence ATGTACATAGGCAAAGTATATCGAATAACCGACATGGTTAGATGGACCCGTTTTGAGACCTTTTGGTTTATAGTCATCATCGGATTATGGGTTGCCATCTATTATTTCCTGGATTTATCCTGGTTCAGAATCCCATGGACTCCCATGGCGTTAATTGGAACTGCAGTGGCATTCGTGATTGGATTTCAAAACAATGCGGTCTATGGACGTATTTGGGAAGCACGGAAAATCTGGGGTGGTATAGTCAACACTTCCCGCACTTTTGGAGTATTTGTTCAGGATATGCTTTCTGATGAACACACAAAAGAAAGCGTTTCTAAGGAGACCATTAGGAAAGAAATAAAAGCATTAACGTATCGGCATATTGCATGGCTAACTGCATTGAGATATGCCATGAGAAATAAACAAAGGTGGGAAACTACCAGCAACCACAGAACAAATACCGAATGGGGTATAAAGCCTCCTGAACAGTTATCCAGTCTGGAAGAGGAGCTTAAACCCTATCTCTCCCAAAGCGATCTTGAAGAAGTGATGAGCAAGAACAACCGGCAAACCGCATTACTCTATTCGCAATCACATCATCTTAGAAAGTTAAAAGAACAAGGTATGATCTGGGAATTTTCATTTCTTGAACTCGAAAACCTCATTAAAGAACTCTTTACACTTCAAGGGCAAACCGAGCGCATAAAGAACTTTCCCTATCCACGGCAATACGCTTCATTAAACCATTATTTTATGTGGCTGCTTTTGCTGCTCTTGCCCATGGCATTGGTACCGCAATTCATGGATATTGGGAATGAAATTTCTGCTATTTACCCCACATGGGGAGCGCATTTTATTTGGTTTACCATACCAATTTATACGGCTGTCGCCTGGATGTTCCATACCATGGAGCGAATCGGCAGAACCGGAGAAAACCCTTTTGAGGGAACTTCAAATGATGTCCCTATATCAACCATTTCAAGAGGAATTGAAATCGATTTAAGGCAAAATCTGGGGGAGGGCATATCTGAAATACCTCCTCAGTTCCCGGCTGATCTTGGGGTTCAATTCTAA
- a CDS encoding DUF6090 family protein, with product MSENKTGKYLKYAIGEIILVVIGILIALQINNWNEQIKLNKDIDDHLVILKENLLEDQLQLQILKQNITTRKLAADSAMFQMMTITSLDSQLKKYLIQLYQEFKFSPNTNAIETINQSNEIPALNNELRTAILDYYSLIERTKEREHISNSQIQTKYEPYLNENYPTIFQKNNEFEFLATYYKDDPRPISTIDRDQFLNDKILETLLVSRYYQCNALEKFYEDLIISSDKILSIIKERKSK from the coding sequence ATGAGTGAAAATAAAACAGGAAAGTATTTGAAATACGCCATAGGCGAAATAATCCTTGTTGTTATTGGAATATTGATTGCTTTACAAATCAATAATTGGAATGAACAAATAAAGCTCAATAAAGACATAGATGACCATCTTGTAATACTAAAAGAGAATTTATTAGAAGATCAACTACAACTCCAAATCTTAAAGCAAAACATTACCACAAGAAAATTAGCGGCAGATTCAGCCATGTTTCAAATGATGACTATAACATCCTTGGATTCCCAACTTAAAAAGTATCTGATACAATTATATCAAGAATTTAAGTTCAGTCCGAACACTAACGCCATTGAGACTATAAATCAATCGAATGAAATTCCCGCTTTAAATAATGAATTGAGAACGGCTATACTAGACTATTATTCACTTATTGAAAGAACTAAGGAAAGAGAACATATTTCCAACAGCCAGATACAAACCAAATATGAACCATATTTGAATGAAAATTATCCAACTATTTTTCAAAAAAATAATGAATTTGAATTCCTGGCTACTTACTACAAAGATGATCCCAGACCAATATCAACGATAGATCGCGACCAGTTTCTTAATGACAAAATTTTAGAGACGCTACTAGTTTCTCGCTATTACCAATGTAATGCATTGGAAAAGTTTTATGAAGACCTGATTATATCATCTGATAAAATACTTTCAATTATTAAAGAAAGGAAATCTAAATAA